The proteins below come from a single Miscanthus floridulus cultivar M001 chromosome 1, ASM1932011v1, whole genome shotgun sequence genomic window:
- the LOC136540671 gene encoding uncharacterized protein → MASGSSNGEPSTAPQANRWYDLRLGSSCRDPSPTAKFCTLRYEFKPASIDKTQAGSLQSTKDNRVTVEFHNNQPGKPKVTFEGSQEEYKDNDGVLFFDGETFRLERLHRAVKRLRHVRVPGESAAVNLAATTTGMGAESQSPPLPKVSKSQTVSKPAVHSVPVEVERIDIGEPEKPENPGPKYNNRSTYQPVTIDPFALSPDPNEQENLDILGDDDGNASPNNLAAGQGASVRGFDINLPNQDDMDDEIADVDVNDEADEGLNAADALRAQVNAEGQQEEQDSSSSSGSSSSSSSSGSGSGSGSGSSSSDSDGSDADSASSGGDVDI, encoded by the exons ATGGCGAGCGGCAGCAGCAACGGGGAGCCAAGCACGGCGCCGCAGGCGAACCGGTGGTACGACCTCCGGCTGGGCTCCTCCTGCCGTGACCCCTCCCCCACCGCCAAGTTCTGCACCCTCCGCT ATGAATTTAAGCCAGCATCAATTGACAAGACTCAAGCTGGGTCTCTGCAGAGTACCAAAGATAACCGGGTTACTGTGGAATTCCATAATAATCAGCCTGGCAAGCCAAAGGTGACATTTGAGGGGAGCCAAGAAGAGTACAAGGATAATGATGGTGTCTTATTTTTTGATGGTGAGACCTTTCGCCTTGAGAGGTTGCATAGGGCTGTCAAgaggttaaggcatgtccgagtTCCAGGAGAGTCTGCAGCAGTTAATTTGGCAGCTACCACTACTGGAATGGGTGCAGAATCACAGTCTCCTCCATTACCTAAAGTCAGCAAGTCACAGACCGTGAGCAAACCTGCTGTTCACTCAGTTCCA GTTGAGGTTGAGCGTATTGACATTGGTGAACCAGAAAAACCAGAAAATCCAG GCCCAAAATACAACAACAGGAGTACATATCAACCTGTTACCATAGACCCATTTGCCCTTTCACCTGATCCAAATGAGCAAGAGAACCTTGACATACTTGGTGATGATGATGGCAATGCTTCACCGAATAACTTGGCCGCAGGACAAGGGGCATCTGTTCGTGGTTTTGACATCAACTTACCAAATCaggatgatatggatgatgaaattGCTGATGTAGATGTAAATGATGAGGCAGATGAGGGGCTCAATGCAGCTGATGCGCTGCGAGCTCAAGTGAACGCAGAGGGGCAGCAGGAGGAGCAGGACAGCTCTAGCTCTAGTGggagtagcagtagcagcagcagcagcggaagTGGGAGCGGCAGTGGAAGTGGGAGCAGCAGCAGTGATAGCGATGGTAGTGATGCTGATTCGGCAAGCTCCGGAGGTGATGTTGATATATGA
- the LOC136541024 gene encoding octanoyltransferase LIP2, mitochondrial-like: MSGGARRVLKAWRLGVVKYGEALQLQERLVADRKAGRVGDLVLSLQHPLTYTLGKRREKAERKLLASDAELRALGAELHRTERGGDVTFHGPRQAVLYPVLSLLALGLGTRRYAR, translated from the exons ATGAGCGGTGGCGCGCGGAGGGTCCTGAAGGCGTGGAGGCTCGGCGTGGTGAAGTACGGTGAAGCGCTCCAGCTCCAGGAGCGTCTCGTCGCGGACCGCAAGGCCGGCCGCGTCGGGGACCTCGTTCTGTCGCTGCAGCACCCGCTGACCTACACCCTGGGCAAGCGGCGCGAGAAGGCGGAGCGAAAACTGCTCGCGTCGGATGCCGAGCTGCGCGCCCTGGGCGCCGAGCTCCACCGCACAGAGCGGGGCGGCGACGTCACGTTCCACGGGCCGCGGCAGGCCGTGCTGTACCCGGTCCTCTCGCTCCTCGCCCTGGGGCTCGGCACGCGGAG gtacgctagatga